TTCGTTATTACGTATGAACTTAATGGCAAATATCAAGCCAAAAACTACATTATTCCTTATGGATGAAATGAATGAGCTTGTCAAAGCTACCTATTCCCATATTTCAAAGCAAAGATCAGGCGTTGTTTGCCCTTGCCATGATTTCATGCATTTACGGTTTTGCAACAAAATATCCAAATTAATCGCACGGTCATGTGTATAGCTACCATTGATCCGCGTGATTAGTAATTGTTCAACCGCATAGGCGCTGGCTTCATACCACGGTACGCCGCCAACGACAAAAACATCCTTGGTCGGATGCTTGGCCTGCACATCGGCAAGGATTTCATGCGGTTTCATATGTTGCCAGTTATAAATACCAAGGCTGCCAGGTGCGACGATGTTACGCGCACTGACAATATAGAATGCGCGCTCGTCATCTATGGTTTTGATCGAACCAGAACAGCCAATACGAACAGCGTTCAGCGTGTTGTCCATATACCATTGCTGATCCTCAATGAAGGTGCCTTCCCAGGGTAGCTTGCCCTTAAAGCCAATCTCACCATTCTGTCCAACAGCTACAATTGACTTAATCACGTATATGGCACCATTTTTGAGTTACACAACATCTTGTTCCTCTAATTAAGTAGGTGTTCCAGGACAGAATTCAACAATCTAGTGCATGATCTTTTGCATTTTCATGCTGTTTATTCTTACGTTTGATTGTACTCATCCATAGCGCATCCAGTTGTATCAAGGCGTCTTTGTCAAACTGACTGAGATCATCCCAATAGCGGCCACTTGGCACGTAATAGTCAAGCTGGGCTTCGCGGTTCAGGGCGATGCCAATCTGGGCTTCATCAACCGCGTGTGTCGGGGGATGCGCGTCACCTGAGGCCAGGGCGGTGATCGATATGCGGGGGAATATAAGCCGCGATATGCCGTCGGATAGATTGAATAGCTGACAGCCCTGTTGTGTGGCCAGACTGTAAAGGCGCGCCGAACTGGCTTCGAGTGATGTCAGGGTGATGTCATCACGCAAGGGGTCGGGCGAACCCGTACCATAAAAATGCGTTTTACCTGTATCGGGATAATGCATATCACAGCCCATGAAGGTTATTTGGGTCGGCTTGTAATGGCCAAGTGCCCAATAGCCAGCAGTGTAAGCCATTGTCGCCCCTGCATAGACAAAGCCGCCATAGTCATTCTGTATCGGCACAAAGGCATGTTCATCGATGATCTGTTGATGCGGTTCTATCTGCGGCGGCATGTTTTCGGGGGCAAAATCATAGGGATAGATAATATCATCCCAGTCATCACGAACGCGCCAGGCGTTGTTAATGACAACAATCTTGTCAAACAATTCACGAGGCCAGTTGGCTGCCTGAAGGCTGTTTGGGG
This window of the Candidatus Puniceispirillum marinum IMCC1322 genome carries:
- a CDS encoding dihydrofolate reductase, which encodes MIKSIVAVGQNGEIGFKGKLPWEGTFIEDQQWYMDNTLNAVRIGCSGSIKTIDDERAFYIVSARNIVAPGSLGIYNWQHMKPHEILADVQAKHPTKDVFVVGGVPWYEASAYAVEQLLITRINGSYTHDRAINLDILLQNRKCMKSWQGQTTPDLCFEIWE